Proteins co-encoded in one Kribbella solani genomic window:
- the lysS gene encoding lysine--tRNA ligase, with translation MTDAHVDPVNPDNGQDDLPEQMRVRREKRDRLLAEGVQPYPISVPRTHLLKDLRAKYDAQELAADTRTGEQVSVAGRVIFLRNTGKLCFVRLREGDGTELQVMLSLADVGEEELARFKQLVDIGDLLSVQGEVITSRRGELSVQVTAWQMAAKTLRPLPNEHKPLSEEARVRMRYVDLIVRPEARDMVRAKAAVLKALRATYDGHGFVEVETPVLQLTNGGAAARPFSTHLNAFDQEMKLRIALELDLKRAMIGGVDRVYEIGRTFRNEGLDSTHSAEFSMIEAYQAYGDYDTMAELIQELIRNAGAAIGRTSITARDGQTIDLARPFRHATLFGLLSEAVGEQVDVSTDLATLTKLAEQHDVELQPGRNAGEIAVDLFEKLAEHTLIQPTFVRDYPESARPLAKPHREIPGLVEAWDLFVNGVELGVAYSELNDPVIQRDRLQAQSIQAAAGDPEAMELDEDFLRAMEFGMPPAGGMGMGLDRLVMLLTGAGIRETILFPLLRPE, from the coding sequence ATGACTGATGCACACGTGGACCCGGTGAACCCCGACAACGGGCAGGACGACCTGCCCGAGCAGATGCGGGTCCGCCGGGAGAAGCGTGACCGCCTGCTGGCGGAAGGAGTGCAGCCGTACCCCATCTCCGTGCCGCGGACGCACCTGCTGAAGGACCTCCGCGCCAAGTACGACGCGCAGGAGCTGGCCGCGGACACTCGCACCGGCGAGCAGGTCTCGGTAGCGGGCCGGGTGATCTTCCTGCGCAACACCGGCAAGCTCTGCTTCGTACGGCTCCGTGAAGGCGATGGAACCGAGCTGCAGGTGATGCTGTCGCTGGCTGACGTCGGTGAAGAGGAGCTGGCCCGGTTCAAGCAACTCGTCGACATCGGCGACCTGCTGTCCGTGCAGGGCGAGGTGATCACCAGCCGGCGCGGTGAGCTGTCGGTGCAGGTGACGGCCTGGCAGATGGCCGCCAAGACGCTGCGCCCGCTGCCGAACGAGCACAAGCCGCTGAGTGAAGAGGCCCGTGTCCGGATGCGGTACGTCGACCTGATCGTCCGCCCGGAGGCGCGCGACATGGTCCGCGCCAAGGCGGCGGTGCTGAAGGCGCTGCGGGCGACGTACGACGGGCATGGCTTCGTCGAGGTCGAGACCCCGGTGCTGCAACTCACCAACGGTGGCGCGGCGGCGCGGCCGTTCAGTACGCACCTGAACGCGTTCGACCAGGAGATGAAGCTCCGGATCGCGCTCGAGCTCGACCTCAAGCGCGCGATGATCGGCGGCGTCGACCGGGTGTACGAGATCGGCCGCACGTTCCGCAACGAGGGACTGGACTCCACCCACTCGGCGGAATTCTCGATGATCGAGGCGTATCAGGCGTACGGCGATTACGACACGATGGCCGAGCTGATCCAGGAGCTGATCCGGAACGCCGGTGCCGCGATCGGCCGTACCTCGATCACCGCGCGGGACGGGCAGACCATCGATCTGGCCCGGCCGTTCCGGCACGCGACGCTTTTCGGGTTGCTCTCCGAAGCGGTCGGCGAGCAGGTCGACGTGAGCACCGATCTGGCCACGCTGACCAAGTTGGCCGAGCAGCACGACGTCGAGCTGCAGCCCGGCCGGAATGCCGGCGAGATCGCCGTCGACTTGTTCGAGAAGCTGGCCGAGCACACCCTGATCCAGCCCACCTTTGTCCGCGACTATCCGGAGTCGGCACGCCCGTTGGCGAAGCCGCACCGGGAAATTCCGGGCCTGGTCGAGGCCTGGGACCTGTTCGTGAACGGCGTCGAGCTCGGGGTCGCGTACTCCGAGCTCAACGACCCGGTGATCCAGCGGGATCGCCTGCAGGCACAGTCGATCCAGGCCGCGGCCGGCGATCCGGAGGCGATGGAGCTGGACGAGGACTTCCTCCGCGCGATGGAATTCGGGATGCCGCCGGCCGGTGGTATGGGGATGGGCCTGGACCGCTTGGTGATGCTGCTCACCGGTGCCGGTATCCGGGAGACGATTCTCTTCCCGTTGCTCCGGCCGGAGTGA
- a CDS encoding helix-turn-helix domain-containing protein, whose protein sequence is MAKQQRVVVISDPQAIRALAHPARQQVIDELYNGRVLTATECAELAGLTPSAMSYHLRALEKWGIIERAEETADGRERPWRSKAASLRIDSTSAGAGRLAGQAIMRTAVDRILAQFEELSDEDPWDDISMMSRSRLWLTHDEAVRFGQELSELVDRYKQHRTQSDHPAGSRAVGSLYAVVPLGKPPEDS, encoded by the coding sequence GTGGCGAAGCAGCAGCGCGTGGTGGTGATCAGCGACCCGCAGGCGATCCGTGCCCTGGCCCACCCGGCCCGGCAGCAGGTGATCGACGAGCTCTACAACGGCCGGGTACTGACCGCGACCGAGTGCGCCGAGCTGGCCGGCCTGACGCCGTCGGCGATGAGCTACCACCTGCGCGCGCTGGAGAAGTGGGGAATCATCGAGCGCGCCGAGGAGACCGCCGACGGTCGGGAACGGCCGTGGCGATCGAAGGCCGCGAGCCTGCGGATCGACTCCACCTCGGCCGGCGCCGGCCGGCTCGCCGGGCAGGCGATCATGCGGACCGCCGTGGACCGCATCCTGGCGCAGTTCGAGGAGCTGTCCGACGAGGACCCGTGGGACGACATCAGCATGATGAGCCGGTCCCGGCTGTGGCTGACGCACGACGAGGCGGTGCGCTTCGGCCAGGAGCTGAGCGAGCTGGTCGACCGCTACAAGCAGCACCGCACCCAGAGCGACCACCCGGCCGGTAGCCGGGCGGTCGGCTCACTGTACGCGGTCGTACCACTCGGTAAACCGCCCGAAGACAGCTGA
- a CDS encoding histone-like nucleoid-structuring protein Lsr2: MAQRVQVVLEDDLDGGKADETVTFGLDGTTYEIDLSKKNAAKLRDALAAYVGSGRRVSGRRGGAGRARGRGRSASDSADIRAWAKDNGYEVSERGRISAEVRAAYNDAK; the protein is encoded by the coding sequence ATGGCGCAAAGGGTGCAGGTGGTCCTCGAGGACGATCTCGACGGCGGAAAGGCCGACGAGACCGTTACCTTCGGGCTGGACGGGACGACGTACGAGATCGATCTGTCCAAGAAGAATGCCGCCAAACTGCGCGACGCCCTGGCCGCCTACGTCGGCTCCGGCCGCCGGGTTTCCGGCCGGCGGGGTGGCGCGGGCCGGGCCCGGGGCCGCGGCCGCTCGGCCTCGGACTCGGCGGACATCAGGGCCTGGGCCAAGGACAACGGCTACGAGGTCAGCGAGCGTGGCCGGATCTCCGCGGAGGTCCGGGCGGCGTACAACGACGCCAAGTAA
- a CDS encoding DivIVA domain-containing protein, with product MSSESPTPFRTVLRGYEPAQVDQHIRELTTSLTALQQQSEQLQRHVQELQSRTDAAEAAVISAQEDSKDRAPTFTEFGERVAKILSLADDEARDLVTRARTDAEAIVADGESHAKKVRKEAEQYSLDWKSEVDAEAARILEEARTQADDMRDEAERDATARRSEAQALYEQERAKSAQAAAAFETTLAERRGKVEQEFAARTALAEQQLAAVTDRAAQVQREADRSRSEAERLSQQQLADANRQAQEIVAAAKDKAERIRAESERELAAATQRRDSINAQLTNVRQMLATLSGGSPAMSLDLLAEDDEGATSGSKKN from the coding sequence ATGAGCAGTGAAAGCCCAACCCCGTTCCGTACCGTTCTGCGTGGCTACGAGCCTGCCCAGGTGGATCAGCACATCCGTGAGCTGACCACCTCCCTGACCGCTCTGCAGCAGCAGTCGGAGCAGCTGCAGCGGCACGTCCAGGAGCTGCAGTCCCGCACGGACGCGGCGGAGGCCGCAGTCATCTCCGCCCAGGAGGACTCCAAGGACCGCGCGCCGACCTTCACCGAGTTCGGTGAGCGGGTCGCGAAGATCCTGTCGCTGGCCGACGACGAGGCCCGCGACCTGGTGACCCGTGCGCGGACCGACGCGGAGGCGATCGTCGCCGACGGCGAGTCGCACGCGAAGAAGGTCCGCAAGGAGGCCGAGCAGTACTCGCTGGACTGGAAGAGCGAGGTCGACGCCGAGGCCGCCCGGATCCTGGAAGAGGCCCGGACCCAGGCCGACGACATGCGTGACGAGGCCGAGCGCGACGCCACCGCGCGCCGCAGCGAGGCCCAGGCGCTGTACGAGCAGGAGCGGGCCAAGTCCGCTCAGGCAGCGGCTGCCTTCGAGACCACCCTGGCCGAGCGCCGGGGCAAGGTCGAGCAGGAGTTCGCGGCCCGGACCGCGCTGGCCGAGCAGCAGCTGGCGGCCGTCACCGACCGCGCCGCGCAGGTGCAGCGCGAGGCCGACCGGTCCCGTTCCGAGGCCGAGCGGCTGTCCCAGCAGCAGCTGGCCGACGCGAACCGGCAGGCCCAGGAGATCGTCGCGGCCGCGAAGGACAAGGCCGAGCGGATTCGCGCCGAGTCCGAGCGTGAGCTGGCCGCGGCGACGCAGCGCCGGGACAGCATCAACGCGCAGCTGACCAACGTCCGCCAGATGCTGGCGACGTTGTCCGGCGGCAGCCCGGCGATGTCGCTCGACCTGCTGGCCGAGGACGACGAAGGCGCCACCTCCGGCAGCAAGAAGAACTGA
- a CDS encoding MFS transporter — MKQTLQTSIWSYRDIRLVLPARALSYAGDAIAMIALTLRVSDGHGPAAVTALLLAFAVPTVAMIPFAGRIVDGFDSRTVLVWSGLLQVIAGVGLALVHDLVPTLLLVCVLQIGQAVSGPAWGALIPRIVGEELIGRTTGVSQALVGVATLAGSAAGGLLVGWSGSRGALLVDSATFLVLVVVAALVRTRRRPEPGADVEKGGVSAGLRSIFGDGVLRILVPGLWVFVLVGEAVNVVEVFLITGELGLGPSGYGAAGAATGAGAILGAWYSGRLRSDRTRTRGVVAGMAAIGTACVVIGLAGNFAVLLVGATGIGLGSGMLNAATSALVVTRSSDAVRGRVIAALNGTARSCSIFAMLLGGLAGTLLGPRGTFVTGGVACAVAAAAVGALVVRVKDSELEVISH, encoded by the coding sequence GTGAAGCAAACACTTCAGACCTCGATCTGGTCGTACCGGGACATCCGGCTGGTGCTGCCGGCCCGGGCGTTGTCGTACGCGGGCGACGCGATCGCGATGATCGCGCTCACGCTGCGCGTCTCGGACGGGCACGGTCCGGCCGCCGTCACCGCGTTGCTGCTCGCGTTCGCCGTGCCGACGGTGGCGATGATCCCGTTCGCCGGGCGGATCGTGGACGGGTTCGACTCGCGTACGGTCCTGGTCTGGTCGGGGCTCTTGCAGGTGATCGCCGGGGTTGGACTGGCTCTGGTGCACGACCTCGTACCCACGTTGTTGCTGGTGTGCGTGCTTCAGATCGGTCAGGCGGTTTCCGGGCCGGCGTGGGGCGCGCTGATCCCACGGATCGTCGGCGAGGAGCTGATCGGTCGGACTACTGGAGTAAGCCAGGCGCTGGTCGGTGTCGCGACACTGGCCGGGTCGGCGGCCGGCGGGCTGCTGGTTGGGTGGTCCGGGAGCCGCGGGGCCTTGCTGGTCGACTCCGCGACGTTCCTGGTCCTGGTAGTAGTGGCGGCGCTCGTACGCACCCGTCGGCGGCCTGAGCCGGGTGCCGACGTTGAGAAGGGCGGTGTGTCCGCCGGACTGCGGTCCATCTTCGGGGACGGCGTACTGCGCATCCTGGTGCCCGGACTCTGGGTGTTCGTGCTGGTAGGCGAGGCCGTCAACGTGGTCGAGGTCTTCCTCATCACTGGTGAGCTGGGACTCGGTCCGAGCGGCTACGGCGCTGCTGGTGCTGCCACTGGAGCCGGTGCGATCCTCGGCGCCTGGTACAGCGGCCGGCTGCGGAGTGATCGGACCAGGACCCGCGGCGTGGTCGCTGGGATGGCAGCCATCGGTACGGCGTGTGTGGTGATCGGATTGGCCGGCAACTTCGCCGTACTCCTGGTCGGTGCCACTGGGATCGGTCTGGGCAGCGGCATGCTCAACGCGGCAACCAGTGCGCTGGTAGTGACTCGGTCGAGCGATGCGGTGCGCGGGCGGGTGATCGCGGCCCTGAACGGCACTGCCCGTTCGTGCAGCATCTTCGCCATGCTGCTGGGCGGTCTGGCCGGTACGTTGCTCGGTCCGCGGGGCACGTTCGTGACCGGTGGAGTGGCGTGCGCGGTGGCTGCTGCGGCAGTCGGAGCACTGGTCGTACGAGTAAAGGATTCGGAGCTGGAGGTGATCAGTCATTAG
- a CDS encoding NfeD family protein has protein sequence MQSWLLWLIVAAVLGTAELMTATFDLLLLAVAALAAAGTAGLGLGTGFQVVAFAATAGALITLVRPVARRHLTGHPLIRTGVAALVGREAVVLATCDRDTGRVRIGGEEWSARSYDPDLLIPAGTRVDVFAIEGATALVHPQEEPWPN, from the coding sequence ATGCAGTCCTGGCTTCTGTGGTTGATCGTCGCCGCCGTCCTCGGCACGGCCGAGTTGATGACAGCGACCTTCGACCTGCTCCTGCTCGCCGTCGCCGCGCTGGCCGCGGCCGGTACCGCCGGGCTGGGGCTGGGCACCGGCTTCCAGGTGGTCGCGTTCGCCGCCACGGCGGGCGCGCTGATCACGCTGGTCCGGCCGGTGGCGCGCCGGCACCTGACCGGGCATCCACTGATCCGTACCGGCGTGGCCGCCCTGGTCGGCCGGGAGGCCGTCGTGCTCGCGACCTGTGACCGGGACACCGGCCGGGTCCGGATCGGCGGCGAGGAGTGGAGCGCGCGCTCCTACGACCCGGACCTGCTCATCCCCGCCGGTACCCGGGTCGACGTCTTCGCCATCGAGGGGGCCACCGCCCTCGTCCATCCCCAGGAGGAGCCATGGCCGAACTGA
- a CDS encoding A/G-specific adenine glycosylase produces the protein MQDHSGSPLPIHDAVLRWYDANARVLPWREPDATPWAVMVSEFMLQQTPVNRVLPAYQKWLERWPKPVDLAAAAPGEAVRAWDRLGYPRRALRLHAAAQAIVERHGGDVPDDHAELLALPGVGTYTAAAIASFAFGQRHAVVDTNVRRVLARALTGVAQPAISPTAADQRLAVSALPADEPTAARWAVASMELGALVCTARTPHCAECPIRSQCAWVLAGSPPYDGPPRRGQTYEGTDRQARGRLLAVLRAADTSVPKSALDACWPDAVQRERALDGLVADGLVEPLAGNSYRLPT, from the coding sequence GTGCAAGACCACTCAGGCTCGCCGTTGCCCATTCACGACGCGGTACTGCGCTGGTACGACGCCAACGCGCGGGTGCTGCCCTGGCGGGAGCCTGATGCGACCCCGTGGGCGGTGATGGTCAGTGAGTTCATGCTGCAGCAGACTCCGGTCAACCGGGTGCTGCCGGCGTACCAGAAGTGGCTGGAGCGGTGGCCGAAGCCGGTGGACCTGGCCGCAGCGGCGCCTGGTGAGGCCGTGCGGGCCTGGGACCGGCTCGGGTACCCCCGGCGCGCCCTCCGGCTGCACGCGGCCGCTCAGGCGATCGTGGAGCGGCACGGCGGCGACGTACCGGACGACCACGCCGAACTGCTCGCGCTGCCAGGAGTCGGCACGTACACGGCCGCGGCGATCGCGTCATTCGCGTTCGGGCAGCGGCACGCGGTCGTCGACACCAACGTCCGCCGCGTACTCGCTCGTGCGCTGACCGGCGTCGCGCAGCCGGCCATCTCCCCCACCGCGGCCGATCAGCGGCTCGCCGTCAGTGCGCTGCCGGCCGACGAACCCACCGCCGCCCGCTGGGCCGTCGCCTCGATGGAACTCGGCGCGTTGGTGTGCACGGCGCGTACGCCGCACTGTGCCGAGTGCCCGATCCGCTCGCAATGTGCCTGGGTCCTCGCGGGCAGCCCGCCGTACGACGGACCGCCGCGGCGCGGGCAGACGTACGAAGGTACGGACCGTCAGGCGCGCGGGCGTTTGCTCGCCGTACTGCGCGCCGCCGACACGTCCGTACCCAAATCAGCCCTGGATGCGTGCTGGCCAGACGCAGTCCAGCGCGAACGTGCCCTCGACGGCCTGGTCGCCGACGGCCTCGTCGAACCACTCGCCGGCAACAGCTACCGGTTGCCCACCTGA
- a CDS encoding ATP-dependent Clp protease ATP-binding subunit — MFERFTDRARRVVVLAQEEARMLSHNYIGTEHILLGLIHEGEGVAAKALESLGISLEAVRSQVEEIIGQGQQAPSGHIPFTPRAKKVLELSLREALQLGHNYIGTEHILLGLIREGEGVAAQVLVKLGADLNKVRQQVIQLLSGYQGKETTTAGAPTEGAPSSSLVLDQFGRNYTQSAREAKLDPVIGRETEIERVMQVLSRRTKNNPVLIGEPGVGKTAIVEGLAQQIVRGDVPETLKDKQIYSLDLGALVAGSRYRGDFEERLKKVLKEIRTRGDIVLFIDEIHTLVGAGAAEGAIDAASILKPMLARGELQTIGATTLDEYRKYVEKDAALERRFQPIQVAEPSIAHTIEILKGLRDRYEAHHRVTITDAALVNAAQMADRYISDRFLPDKAIDLIDEAGARLRIRRMTAPPDLREFDEKIATVRREKESAIDAQDFERAARLRDDEKKLINAKSEREKQWKAGDMDVVAEVDEELIAEVLSTATGIPVFKLTEEESSRLLDMEKVLAKSYIGQEDAVKALSRSIRRTRAGLKDPRRPSGSFIFAGPSGVGKTELSKVLTEFLFGDQNALISLDMSEYSEKHTASRLFGSPPGYVGYEEGGQLTEKVRRKPFSVVLFDEVEKAHPDIFNSLLQILDEGRLTDAQGRVVDFKNTVIIMTTNLGTKDIAKAVSLGFAQANDATGSYEKMKGKVTEELKQHFRPEFLNRVDEIVVFHQHSKDDIVKIVDLMLAQVEERLKDKDMGIELTPAAKALVADRGFDPILGARPLRRALQRDVEDVLAEKILFGELRPGQIVLVDVAPEGTTNSDGLTEYFTFTGTEKSTTSDLELTDLTTGGGNTGGTTGIQDS, encoded by the coding sequence ATGTTTGAACGATTTACGGACCGCGCCCGTCGGGTAGTCGTCCTGGCTCAGGAAGAGGCCAGGATGCTCAGCCACAACTACATCGGGACCGAGCACATCCTGCTCGGCCTGATCCACGAGGGTGAAGGGGTCGCCGCCAAGGCTCTCGAGAGCCTGGGTATCTCGCTCGAGGCCGTTCGCTCCCAGGTCGAGGAGATCATCGGCCAGGGGCAGCAGGCGCCGAGCGGGCACATCCCGTTCACCCCCCGCGCCAAGAAGGTGCTGGAGCTCTCCCTGCGCGAGGCCCTGCAACTGGGCCACAACTACATCGGCACCGAGCACATCCTGCTCGGCCTGATCCGCGAGGGTGAGGGCGTCGCCGCGCAGGTCCTGGTCAAGCTCGGCGCGGACCTGAACAAGGTCCGGCAGCAGGTGATCCAGCTGCTGAGCGGTTACCAGGGCAAGGAGACGACCACGGCCGGTGCGCCCACCGAGGGTGCGCCGAGCAGCTCCCTGGTGCTCGACCAGTTCGGCCGGAACTACACCCAGTCCGCCCGCGAGGCGAAGCTCGACCCGGTGATCGGCCGGGAGACCGAGATCGAGCGGGTCATGCAGGTGCTGTCCCGGCGGACCAAGAACAACCCCGTCCTGATCGGTGAGCCGGGCGTCGGCAAGACCGCCATCGTGGAAGGTCTGGCCCAGCAGATCGTCCGTGGTGACGTCCCGGAGACGCTGAAGGACAAGCAGATCTACTCGCTCGACCTGGGCGCGCTGGTGGCGGGCTCCCGCTACCGCGGTGATTTCGAGGAACGCCTGAAGAAGGTGCTCAAGGAGATCCGTACCCGCGGCGACATCGTGCTGTTCATCGACGAGATCCACACCCTCGTCGGGGCCGGTGCGGCCGAGGGCGCGATCGACGCGGCGAGCATCCTGAAGCCGATGCTGGCCCGCGGTGAGCTGCAGACGATCGGCGCGACCACCCTCGACGAGTACCGCAAGTACGTCGAGAAGGACGCCGCGCTGGAGCGCCGGTTCCAGCCGATCCAGGTGGCCGAGCCGTCGATCGCGCACACGATCGAGATCCTCAAGGGCCTCCGCGACCGGTACGAGGCGCACCACCGGGTGACCATCACCGACGCCGCGCTGGTGAACGCCGCGCAGATGGCGGACCGGTACATCTCGGACCGGTTCCTGCCGGACAAGGCGATCGACCTGATCGACGAGGCCGGCGCCCGGCTCCGGATCCGCCGGATGACCGCGCCGCCGGACCTGCGCGAGTTCGACGAGAAGATCGCCACCGTTCGCCGGGAGAAGGAGTCGGCGATCGACGCGCAGGACTTCGAGCGCGCCGCCCGGCTCCGGGACGACGAGAAGAAGCTGATCAACGCCAAGTCCGAGCGCGAGAAGCAGTGGAAGGCCGGCGACATGGACGTCGTCGCCGAGGTCGACGAGGAGCTGATCGCCGAGGTGCTCAGCACCGCGACCGGCATCCCGGTCTTCAAGCTGACCGAGGAGGAGTCCTCGCGGCTGCTGGACATGGAGAAGGTGCTGGCCAAGTCGTACATCGGCCAGGAGGACGCGGTGAAGGCGCTGTCGCGCTCGATCCGGCGTACCCGCGCCGGGCTCAAGGACCCGCGCCGCCCGAGCGGCTCGTTCATCTTCGCCGGCCCGTCCGGCGTCGGTAAGACCGAGCTGTCGAAGGTGCTGACCGAGTTCCTGTTCGGCGACCAGAACGCGCTGATCAGCCTGGACATGTCCGAGTACTCGGAGAAGCACACCGCGTCCCGGCTGTTCGGTTCGCCGCCTGGGTACGTGGGCTACGAAGAGGGCGGCCAGCTGACCGAGAAGGTCCGCCGCAAGCCGTTCTCGGTGGTGCTGTTCGACGAGGTCGAGAAGGCCCACCCGGACATCTTCAACTCGTTGCTGCAGATCCTGGACGAAGGTCGCCTGACCGACGCCCAGGGCCGGGTGGTCGACTTCAAGAACACCGTCATCATCATGACCACCAACCTGGGTACGAAGGACATCGCGAAGGCGGTCTCCCTCGGGTTCGCGCAGGCCAACGACGCCACCGGCTCGTACGAGAAGATGAAGGGCAAGGTGACGGAGGAGCTGAAGCAGCACTTCCGCCCCGAGTTCCTGAACCGGGTCGACGAGATCGTGGTCTTCCACCAGCACAGCAAGGACGACATCGTCAAGATCGTCGACCTGATGCTGGCCCAGGTGGAGGAGCGGCTGAAGGACAAGGACATGGGGATCGAGCTGACCCCGGCGGCGAAGGCACTGGTCGCCGACCGCGGCTTCGACCCGATCCTCGGTGCCCGCCCACTGCGCCGCGCGCTGCAGCGCGACGTGGAGGACGTGCTGGCCGAGAAGATCCTGTTCGGGGAGCTCCGCCCCGGCCAGATCGTGCTCGTCGACGTCGCCCCGGAGGGCACCACCAACTCCGACGGCCTGACCGAGTACTTCACCTTCACCGGCACCGAGAAGTCCACCACCTCGGACCTGGAACTGACCGACCTGACCACCGGCGGCGGCAACACCGGCGGCACCACCGGCATCCAGGACTCCTAA
- a CDS encoding kinetoplast-associated-like protein — translation MDAPRLPLTQEPVADTGSFGVRQAGGVLERAQRIADTLREQAELENDAARDEASRLRAANERLKAEAESAARKQRADAMAAAQRVLSDAERAAEQLRTESTADAEQVRSEAAQAAAELRATVAAEVAKLRADAEAAADHLKSESESTAERVRAESVAAAEQLKQDSEAEAERVRSESVAAAEQLKANSERAAAELKAESEHAAQRLKQESEADAERVRAESVAAAEQLKVESERAAAELKADSESTAERVRAESVAAAEQLKVDSERAAAELKAASEGAAERVRVESEAAAGRRVVGAEGEAARVKEEAAGLLEEARLARESAQAAVERAGKEAQQLVADAGEQAALVSQAAVRNEADVIARAEAEASELRSAVEREVEAAREKSRVEIAEAHAEIERLRGENRTELERRTAELEETERAKLASISLEIEKLRTEAVAGLAADKAEAEAGNERLMADARAQAKLVVDSIEADRRSAAAEAQRILEDANKAAEVALAEAEKQTRWSKKTVDDLVGAAESEAQSIRDQAAADAAELLRSKRAHLRRVVGRSTSRLKQTQETIARENAELTQLAETTLYSAGEQAESTIAAAKQEAEKVTAQAQARADRLKNTASQDASEIIERANRREAEAQQSTQVLRERAANDLAESQRQAHELIRKSRSEAQQIEAQAREHADTLRAQARKLLADAEARVAALNQRRDEITKELTQLSGVIEALAVPGFRPGGGMSSSEGSTGESG, via the coding sequence ATGGACGCTCCGCGTCTGCCGCTGACCCAGGAACCGGTCGCCGACACCGGTTCCTTTGGCGTGCGGCAGGCGGGCGGGGTACTGGAGCGGGCGCAGCGGATCGCCGACACGTTGCGCGAACAGGCCGAGCTGGAGAACGATGCCGCCCGGGACGAGGCGAGCCGGCTCCGGGCCGCGAACGAGCGGCTGAAGGCCGAGGCCGAGAGTGCGGCGCGTAAACAGCGCGCGGATGCGATGGCGGCCGCGCAACGGGTGCTGAGCGACGCTGAGCGGGCCGCTGAGCAGCTCCGGACCGAGTCCACGGCCGATGCCGAGCAGGTCCGCTCCGAAGCCGCCCAAGCCGCCGCCGAGCTCCGCGCGACGGTCGCCGCCGAAGTAGCCAAACTACGCGCCGACGCCGAAGCAGCAGCCGACCACCTGAAGTCCGAAAGCGAGAGCACCGCGGAGCGGGTGCGCGCGGAGAGTGTCGCGGCCGCCGAGCAGCTGAAGCAAGACAGCGAGGCTGAGGCTGAGCGGGTCCGCAGCGAAAGCGTCGCCGCCGCCGAGCAGTTGAAAGCGAACAGCGAGCGTGCCGCCGCCGAGCTGAAGGCAGAGAGCGAGCATGCCGCGCAGCGGCTGAAGCAGGAGAGTGAGGCTGACGCTGAGCGGGTGCGCGCCGAGAGTGTGGCCGCTGCGGAGCAGTTGAAGGTGGAGAGCGAGCGCGCTGCCGCGGAGCTGAAGGCGGACAGTGAGAGCACCGCGGAGCGGGTGCGGGCTGAGAGTGTGGCCGCGGCCGAGCAGTTGAAGGTGGATAGTGAGCGGGCTGCCGCGGAGTTGAAGGCGGCTAGTGAAGGGGCTGCTGAGCGGGTTCGGGTTGAGTCTGAGGCGGCGGCTGGGCGGCGGGTGGTGGGGGCTGAGGGGGAGGCGGCTCGAGTCAAGGAAGAGGCTGCTGGGCTGCTGGAGGAAGCTCGGTTGGCTCGGGAGTCGGCGCAGGCGGCGGTGGAGCGGGCCGGTAAGGAAGCTCAGCAACTGGTCGCGGACGCGGGGGAGCAGGCGGCGCTCGTCTCGCAGGCGGCGGTACGTAACGAGGCGGACGTGATCGCCCGGGCCGAAGCCGAGGCGAGTGAGCTGCGGTCCGCCGTCGAGCGTGAGGTGGAGGCGGCGCGGGAGAAGTCCCGGGTGGAGATCGCCGAAGCACATGCCGAGATCGAGCGGCTGCGCGGCGAGAACCGGACCGAGCTGGAGCGCCGCACCGCGGAGCTGGAAGAGACCGAGCGCGCCAAACTGGCCTCGATCTCGCTGGAGATCGAGAAGCTGCGGACCGAGGCCGTCGCCGGGCTCGCCGCGGACAAGGCCGAGGCGGAAGCCGGCAACGAGCGCCTGATGGCCGACGCCCGCGCCCAGGCCAAACTGGTGGTGGACTCGATCGAGGCGGATCGCCGGTCCGCGGCCGCCGAGGCGCAACGCATCCTCGAGGACGCGAACAAGGCGGCCGAAGTGGCGCTCGCCGAGGCCGAGAAGCAGACGCGGTGGAGCAAGAAGACGGTCGACGACCTGGTCGGCGCGGCCGAGTCGGAGGCGCAGTCGATCCGCGACCAGGCCGCCGCCGACGCGGCCGAGCTGCTCCGGAGCAAGCGCGCGCATCTGCGCCGCGTCGTCGGCCGCTCGACCAGCCGGCTCAAGCAGACCCAGGAAACGATCGCCCGGGAGAACGCGGAGCTGACCCAGCTCGCCGAGACGACGCTGTACTCGGCCGGCGAGCAGGCGGAGTCGACGATCGCCGCGGCGAAGCAGGAGGCCGAGAAGGTCACCGCTCAGGCACAGGCGCGGGCCGACCGCTTGAAGAACACCGCGAGCCAGGACGCGAGCGAGATCATCGAGCGGGCGAACCGGCGCGAGGCCGAAGCGCAGCAGAGTACGCAGGTGCTGCGTGAACGTGCCGCGAACGACCTGGCCGAGTCGCAGCGCCAGGCGCACGAACTGATCCGCAAGTCCCGGTCCGAGGCGCAGCAGATCGAGGCGCAGGCCCGGGAGCACGCCGATACGCTGCGGGCCCAGGCCCGGAAACTTCTCGCCGACGCCGAGGCGAGGGTCGCCGCGCTGAACCAGCGCCGCGACGAGATCACCAAGGAGCTCACCCAGCTTTCGGGTGTGATCGAGGCACTCGCTGTACCGGGGTTCCGCCCAGGTGGTGGAATGTCCTCCAGTGAGGGTTCCACGGGGGAATCAGGATGA